GTCATGCGCACGACGTAGCCGACGTCGTAGATGAGCAAGGTCAACACAGGAAGCACCATCTCGCGCACGCTGAAGCCGCCGACCATCGCCGATTTTGCGGGCACCAAACCTAGCCCCAGCGCCAGGACAACCGTCAGCAGGACTGCGGTCGCAATTTCAGGAATAGAGGTTGAGACGACCGCCCCGACCGAAATGACTCGGTCGAGGCGCGACCCTTCGTTCATGCCGGCTAGCACCCCCAAAATCAGCGACAGAGGCACCATGATGAGAAACACGGCCACGGCCAGCTCTGCGGTCTTGAGCAGACGCGCACCGAGCAAAGCGCCGACATCGGTATTTTTCTCGATCGACCAGCCGAGCCGACCTTTTGCCGTGTTAGCTACCCATTCGACATAGCGTTTCATGAAGGGTTCGTTGAGGCCCTTCGTCTCGAGCCAGGCCTGGTAGTCGGTCTCGGATAGCGTCGCGACGCCAAAGGCACCCAATTCCGAGACCGCGATGCGTTTCTTGAATTGATCGGTGTCGAAGACTGCAAAGAGGAGAATGGATATAGTCGCCATGATCAGCAGCATCTGCGCCAGGCGCCGCACAATGAGACCGATCATACGCCGACCATTCCATACGGGTGTGCCAACCGGGCGAACGATGTGCCGGTGCTGACGTCCTTCATGATGTTTGTCAAAACGTCAGCTCCCGACCCAGACTTTGGTCAATTGCATTTGCCGACCGGGATTGACGGCGTATCCGTGCACGGTGTCCAGGGCGGCACCATAGATCGGTCGCCAGAATGCCTGCACCATGATGCAAGCATCCTGTAGGATCTTCTCGACTTGCTCCATCTTGGCGCGCCGTTTCTCGACATCGATCGTGGCGCCGGCCTCATCGAGGAGATCATCGAACTCCTTGTTTGAGAAATGGGTCTCATTCCACGGCACGTTGGAGCGATAGCCCTGCGCAAGCACCATTGTGCCGAGCGGACGATGATCCCACGGCGTGGCTCCAAACGGGGCCTTGTCCCACACCTCCCAGAACTTGGTGGCCGGAAGCACGTTGATGGAAAGGTTGATCCCGGAATCTTTCATCTGGTCGCGGATAGCTTCACAGGCAGCTTGGTGCCACGGGCCATCGGTGTTGCCGACGGTAATGGTGATGTCCAGGCCCTGCTCATGCCCGGCCTCCGCTAACAGCTTCTTTGCTCCCTCCACGTCGCGCACCATGTCCGGCAAAGGAAAATACTCTGGATGGACCGGGCTGACATGAAAATTGGCGCCGACACTGCCGCCGTCTGGAAAGACCAGCGTCTTGATAGCGGCGTTGTCCACCGATTTCACAATGGCTTGCCGCACACGAATATCGTCGAATGGCTTCTGATCGATTTGCATCCGGCAGCACAGTGTGTTGGCCGTGTTTGTAGACAGGATGGATGCGCCTTCGATCGACTTCGCAAGCTCGAGTTGATCGATTGTCAACTCGGCGGCGACATCGATTGAACCGGACGCTAGCGCGGCGGGCTGATTTTCGGCCTCGAAGTGGTAGAAGTGGATCTCGTCGAGATAGACTTCGCCGCCCCAATAAGAGAAATCCTTACCGTCCGTCGTGGTCTTGAGCCGCTTGAGCACGCATCGCTCGCCGACCCTGAGCTCGCCCAAGGTGTAAGGGCCGGTGCCAATCGGGTCGTCGGAGAAGGGCGGCTTGAACGAGGGATGCACGATAAGTGTCGTCTTCTCGGCGCAGTCTTCTGGGACCGACAGCACGGGTGTGGTTAAGTTAAGTCGGAGTGTGTGCGCGTCCAAGACCTCAATGCCGTTTTTCGTCGGCTTTTTGATTGGATTGCCCTTTTGGTCGGACGCGCCAGTTGCCTCAGATAGGGCGTTGAAGGTCGAGAGCCCGAGATTCGGCGAGCCAGTTGAAGAATCCGCCCAGCGTCGAATGTTCCAAGCTATGTGGTCGGCCGTGAGTTCTTCTCCGTTGTGCCACATGACGTTCTTGCGCACCTGCAGCGTCCACACCTTGAGATCGGTGGACGGTTCCCACGATGTTATCAGCATGGGTCGAACGACATTGTCGTTGGCCAGGGAACACATGCTTTCAAGGATTGGGCGCGCCTGGTTGACCATCTGGTTCTGAGCGAACGTCGCCGGGTCGTCCAATTTGGCGACAGCGTCGCCAAGTCGCAATGTGCCACCCGCTCTCGCATTTGGGTCGACGGGCGGAAAGGGTGTGTCATCGGAAGCGAAAGCTGGTGCCTCAGCACCTGCCATCGCATAAGCGGCCGAAGCAGATATCCCCAGCAGCGCTGCAAGCCGAATGAACTCGCGGCGGTTCATAGCTTGGTTTTCGAATTGGTCTTTAATGTTTGGAAGCAGAGTTTCACTACCGGAAGGCATCTTCGTTCCCCATTTTTTGATTTCGGATGCGGGCGTGTATCGACTGTCATTCCTGGATTTGTGGTTAGTCCCTTCGCTCCTCTCCCTGATTGATCGGTCATCCGGATGGTACTGACGCGTGTTTTGATCGTCACGTTCACGACACGACGTTCTCGTCGCAAACGCGCCTCGATGACACCGATGCAGTCCGTAAATCGCCACTTGAATTTGAAAAATAGATTTCTGGACGCTATAATATCGAGAAAGCAATTTACAAAATCGCTCATGGCGTTCATCTTCCGACCATCCCGCAACTTCCGCTCAAGGATGGGCTATGACGCGATACCTCACTTTGGCCGCATGCCAGCTTGGCCCGACATCACGTACGGCATCGAGACGAGACACGGTCGACCGCCTGATCTATCTGCTTGAACGAGCTGCTACTGGAGGTGCCGATCTTGCTGTGTTCCCGGAACTGGCGTTGACGCCTTTCTTCCCCCGATGGGACATTGAGGAGGGGGCGGAACTGCTCTCGTTCTATGAAGCGTCTATGCCCGGACCTGAAACCACGCGGCTGTACCAAGCAGCAGCCAAGCTGAAAATTGGCTTCTCAATTGGCTACGCCGAACTTGTCCGCGATGGCGATCGGATAAGGCGGTACAACACGGCCGACCTGGTTGGGCGTGACGGCCGTTGCATCGGCCGCTACCGCAAGATTCACCTTCCAGGCGGCGACGAACCGACGCCGGCTACAACCGTTACGCTCGAGCGCAGATATTTCGAACCTGGGGATCTGGGGTTTGGAGTATTCGACTTTGCTGGCGTACGAGTTGGTATGGCGATTTGCAATGATCGCCGTTGGCCCGAGACCTATCGTATGTTGTGTCTAAACGGAGCCGAGGTTGTCTTGATCGGATACAACACGCCGTCATCGCTCGACGAGGCACCGGAAATGGATCACTTGCGCGAGTTCCACAGTCATCTCTCCATGCAGGCCGGCGCCTATGGGAACACGTTGTGGATAGCGGCCGCGGCGAAGGCGGGAATGGAAGAGGGGCAGATGCAGATCGGTGGATCATGCATCATCGCGCCGACAGGCGAGATCGCGACCAAGGCGACTTCAATTGAGGACGAAGTAGTATTGTATCGTTCGAACCTCGACCTGATCGCGACTTGCCGAAAGGTGAATTTCAATTTCGCCAACTACCGGCGGCCAGACCAATATCGGCTGATTGCCGAACGCGCTGGACCCATCTGATCCACGTAGGAGGCCGGTATGACGATAGCGCGCGCCGCGGTCGATCTGATGGCAACGCCCTCGCTTGCGATTGACCTGGATGCGGCGCAACGGAACATCGGTGTTGCCGTGGATCTCGTACGTCGCGGGGCAGCGAAACTGAGACCGCACTTCAAGGCACACAAAACAACCAGTCTGATGCGACTACAGATAGAGGCGGGTGGCTGCTGCGGGATCACCTGCGCGACTGCGCATGAGGCGCTCGTGCTGGCGGAAGCGGGTTTCGATGACATCCTCGTCGCCAATCAGGTCGCTGAAAAGGCAGGTCTGGTCGTGCTCGCACAAGCCGCGAAGTTGAAACGTATCACGGTGGCGGTAGATTGCTTCGAACATGTAGAGATGCTCGAGGAAACGGCGCGTGCCTATCACGTGCGATTTGGCGTTTTAATAGAGGTCGACGTCGGCATGGGGAGGTGCGGCCTAAATTTCGGCTCTTCCCGACTTCTGCCGCTTGCCGCCGAGGTTCGAGCCTCGAGCCGACTCGATTTCCTCGGTCTTCAAGGCTACGAAGGCCATGCAGTGGTGCGCGAAGATCGCGCGGTACGCAACGCGCTGGCATGGCAAAGCGCTGAGGCGCTACGGCATGAGAAGAAGCGAATCGAATTAGGTGGAATTCCCTGTCCGGTGATATCGGGCGGCGGAACGGGAACTCTAGACTTCGCCAACGCGCATGGTGTGCTCACAGAGATACAGGCCGGATCCTACGTATTGATGGACGCAGTCTACTCGGACGTCGGCGTCGGCTTTGAAAACGCGCTTTACTGCTGCACCACCTTGATCAGTCGGCGAGAGCCGGCGGCCGCGGTTCTCAATGCTGGCCTGAAGAGTATGTCAGGAGAATATGGGCCGCCTCGGTCCGCTGACGGCGACTTCACTGTGCTGGGCCTTTCCGACGAGCATACCCGCATTCGGCCGCGTTCCGATTGGGGTGCGAAAATCGGTGATCCTGTGCTGCTCATTCCGGCTCATGTGGACCCCACCATGAACCTGCACGAATTCGTTTTCGCCTGTTCAGGCAATGGCACAGTGCAGAAATGGCGTGTCGATGGGAGGCGGGCCGCGAGCCCGAGTCTGTTATGAGTTATCGCGCTTAGTGCCACGCGTCAGCGCGAGCTTTCTCAGGCCGTCTAGAGCGATCTCCAAAACCTCCGGATCGCGGCTCTGCGTTGGAAAGACTAGATAGACCACCCGCTGGAACGTAGGTGCGTCAGGAACGCGTTCCAATTGACCGGTAGCGATCAAAGGGGAGATGAGGCTATGTGGCAAGTATGCGGCCCCGCAAAGGGTCAATACGTGTTTCAATCCGAGTTCAGCTATACCAACCGACAACGACGATCCAGGGACGTCGGGGAATGCATGGCTGAACGAAGAATTGAATTCAT
The nucleotide sequence above comes from Ensifer adhaerens. Encoded proteins:
- a CDS encoding ABC transporter permease, which encodes MIGLIVRRLAQMLLIMATISILLFAVFDTDQFKKRIAVSELGAFGVATLSETDYQAWLETKGLNEPFMKRYVEWVANTAKGRLGWSIEKNTDVGALLGARLLKTAELAVAVFLIMVPLSLILGVLAGMNEGSRLDRVISVGAVVSTSIPEIATAVLLTVVLALGLGLVPAKSAMVGGFSVREMVLPVLTLLIYDVGYVVRMTRASMAEVMTSHYIRTAVLKGLPHHRVIVKHALRNALIVPFTLIFLQLNWLLSQVVVVEVFFQYNGFGRLLFDAAVFGDIAVLQAATLVAVFVAVMSQLLSDIGYLVLNPRLRAA
- a CDS encoding ABC transporter substrate-binding protein, whose product is MNRREFIRLAALLGISASAAYAMAGAEAPAFASDDTPFPPVDPNARAGGTLRLGDAVAKLDDPATFAQNQMVNQARPILESMCSLANDNVVRPMLITSWEPSTDLKVWTLQVRKNVMWHNGEELTADHIAWNIRRWADSSTGSPNLGLSTFNALSEATGASDQKGNPIKKPTKNGIEVLDAHTLRLNLTTPVLSVPEDCAEKTTLIVHPSFKPPFSDDPIGTGPYTLGELRVGERCVLKRLKTTTDGKDFSYWGGEVYLDEIHFYHFEAENQPAALASGSIDVAAELTIDQLELAKSIEGASILSTNTANTLCCRMQIDQKPFDDIRVRQAIVKSVDNAAIKTLVFPDGGSVGANFHVSPVHPEYFPLPDMVRDVEGAKKLLAEAGHEQGLDITITVGNTDGPWHQAACEAIRDQMKDSGINLSINVLPATKFWEVWDKAPFGATPWDHRPLGTMVLAQGYRSNVPWNETHFSNKEFDDLLDEAGATIDVEKRRAKMEQVEKILQDACIMVQAFWRPIYGAALDTVHGYAVNPGRQMQLTKVWVGS
- a CDS encoding nitrilase-related carbon-nitrogen hydrolase, whose amino-acid sequence is MTRYLTLAACQLGPTSRTASRRDTVDRLIYLLERAATGGADLAVFPELALTPFFPRWDIEEGAELLSFYEASMPGPETTRLYQAAAKLKIGFSIGYAELVRDGDRIRRYNTADLVGRDGRCIGRYRKIHLPGGDEPTPATTVTLERRYFEPGDLGFGVFDFAGVRVGMAICNDRRWPETYRMLCLNGAEVVLIGYNTPSSLDEAPEMDHLREFHSHLSMQAGAYGNTLWIAAAAKAGMEEGQMQIGGSCIIAPTGEIATKATSIEDEVVLYRSNLDLIATCRKVNFNFANYRRPDQYRLIAERAGPI
- a CDS encoding alanine racemase; the encoded protein is MTIARAAVDLMATPSLAIDLDAAQRNIGVAVDLVRRGAAKLRPHFKAHKTTSLMRLQIEAGGCCGITCATAHEALVLAEAGFDDILVANQVAEKAGLVVLAQAAKLKRITVAVDCFEHVEMLEETARAYHVRFGVLIEVDVGMGRCGLNFGSSRLLPLAAEVRASSRLDFLGLQGYEGHAVVREDRAVRNALAWQSAEALRHEKKRIELGGIPCPVISGGGTGTLDFANAHGVLTEIQAGSYVLMDAVYSDVGVGFENALYCCTTLISRREPAAAVLNAGLKSMSGEYGPPRSADGDFTVLGLSDEHTRIRPRSDWGAKIGDPVLLIPAHVDPTMNLHEFVFACSGNGTVQKWRVDGRRAASPSLL